One Shewanella sp. MR-4 DNA window includes the following coding sequences:
- a CDS encoding TIGR01621 family pseudouridine synthase, translated as MYRIIADEADFLVISKSPNVHFHSQDGTAGVVAQLEQDLGIKLFAVHRLDTPTSGLLLLAKHPAAARQLTELFRAHRVQKYYLALAKGKPKKKQGWVIGDMAKSRRSMFKLLRTKENPAITQFFSTSVGDGLRLYLLKPHSGKTHQLRVALASLGVPILGDALYGSDMADRCYLHAYCLHFRYQHEDGRWQDYAYRDMPEQGEVFSTPAVVETLKLWQAPESLDWPER; from the coding sequence ATGTACCGAATCATAGCCGATGAGGCTGATTTTCTTGTTATTTCTAAATCGCCGAATGTGCATTTTCACAGTCAAGATGGCACTGCGGGTGTTGTTGCGCAGCTGGAGCAGGATTTAGGGATAAAACTCTTTGCCGTGCATCGGCTCGATACGCCGACCTCAGGGCTATTACTGTTAGCCAAACATCCAGCGGCTGCGCGGCAGTTGACTGAGCTTTTTCGCGCCCATCGAGTGCAGAAATATTATCTTGCGCTCGCCAAAGGCAAGCCGAAGAAGAAGCAAGGCTGGGTGATTGGCGATATGGCTAAATCCCGCCGTAGCATGTTTAAGTTGCTGCGAACCAAAGAAAATCCCGCGATAACCCAATTCTTCTCCACCAGTGTTGGTGATGGACTCAGGCTTTATTTACTCAAACCCCACTCGGGTAAAACGCATCAGTTGCGTGTCGCCCTCGCTAGCCTTGGCGTGCCGATTTTGGGCGATGCCCTCTATGGCTCTGATATGGCCGATCGTTGTTATCTGCATGCCTATTGCCTGCATTTTCGTTATCAGCATGAGGATGGCCGCTGGCAGGATTATGCGTATCGCGATATGCCAGAGCAGGGCGAGGTCTTTTCAACACCAGCCGTAGTTGAGACACTCAAGCTTTGGCAAGCCCCCGAGTCATTAGACTGGCCCGAGCGTTAG
- a CDS encoding sensor histidine kinase produces MTVIIGALLFALYRQLIIEQQYQVTQYLESETQRYQQLALTVDRRSFAAQIRAADPQTALIAWRNSYDMVGALSFMPEGMPMLPQTRDFPILTGGPDKLHILTGGLVMTRYGPVLIATRTDNLATLIDKFISAAATAVMLTIVLTLALGYLFSKAILRRLVQYNRLSEQIERGHYDTRLPLSWRQDEFDMLALQFNNVLDILENNLMAVRGVTDNIAHDLRTPLSHIRIGLEELAAKSPDEISEGCAILTEELDHCLATFDAMLSLTRIEEGQQTLDLQELSLAQLCTDLLDMADAVAESNEQTLSLSLLSDHKVYGDKYLLFQALYNLVDNAMKYSGQGARIDIIQSGAQIKICDNGPGIPDDSKERVFERLVRLDPSRHLQGTGLGLSMVKAIMSRHNAQITLSDNHPGLVVTIQF; encoded by the coding sequence GTGACTGTGATCATAGGCGCTTTGCTGTTTGCCCTTTATCGGCAACTGATTATCGAACAGCAGTACCAAGTGACTCAGTATCTCGAGTCAGAAACCCAACGTTATCAGCAGCTTGCTCTTACTGTCGACCGTCGTAGTTTTGCGGCGCAAATCCGTGCCGCCGATCCGCAGACGGCGCTCATCGCTTGGCGTAACAGTTATGACATGGTTGGTGCCTTAAGCTTTATGCCCGAAGGCATGCCCATGCTGCCGCAAACTCGGGATTTCCCGATTTTAACTGGCGGCCCTGATAAGCTGCATATCCTTACCGGCGGCCTAGTGATGACCCGCTATGGCCCTGTGCTCATTGCCACCCGTACCGATAACTTAGCCACCTTGATCGATAAGTTTATCAGTGCGGCGGCCACGGCCGTGATGCTGACTATTGTACTCACTTTGGCACTGGGCTATTTGTTTTCTAAGGCGATTTTGCGCCGCTTAGTGCAGTACAACCGCTTGAGTGAGCAAATTGAGCGGGGGCATTACGATACGCGTCTGCCGCTCAGTTGGCGTCAGGACGAGTTCGATATGCTGGCGCTGCAGTTTAATAACGTGCTGGATATTCTTGAGAATAACCTGATGGCGGTGCGCGGGGTGACTGACAATATTGCCCACGATTTGCGTACGCCCCTATCCCATATTCGCATCGGTCTTGAGGAGTTAGCGGCCAAATCCCCCGATGAAATCAGCGAAGGTTGCGCTATTTTGACCGAAGAGCTCGACCACTGCCTTGCGACCTTCGATGCCATGCTCTCGCTGACACGCATCGAGGAAGGGCAGCAAACCTTAGATCTGCAGGAGCTGAGCTTGGCGCAGCTATGTACCGATCTGCTGGATATGGCCGACGCGGTCGCCGAATCGAATGAGCAAACTTTGAGCCTGTCGCTTCTATCTGATCATAAAGTTTATGGCGATAAATATTTGTTGTTCCAGGCTTTATATAATCTGGTCGACAATGCGATGAAGTACTCAGGTCAAGGCGCTCGCATCGATATTATTCAATCCGGCGCCCAAATTAAGATTTGCGATAACGGCCCAGGGATCCCCGATGACAGCAAAGAAAGGGTGTTTGAGCGTCTAGTGCGTCTCGACCCAAGCCGACATTTGCAGGGCACGGGTTTAGGATTATCTATGGTCAAAGCGATCATGTCGCGGCACAATGCGCAAATTACTCTTTCGGATAATCATCCAGGCCTAGTGGTGACCATTCAGTTTTAG
- a CDS encoding electron transfer flavoprotein-ubiquinone oxidoreductase, translating into MERESMEFDVVIVGAGPAGLATACRLMQISQSSGKEMTVCVVEKGSEVGAHILSGAVFEPRVLDELFSDWRDSGAPVTTAVTHDEIYLLNSATDSKLMPNAFVPKTMHNEGNYIVSVGNLCRWLATRAEALGVEIFPGFAASELLFNEDNSVKGILIGDMGIGADGQPKDSFMPGMELHAKYTVFSEGCRGHLGKQLIAKYHLDNGKTPQHYGLGFKEIWKVPAEQHEQGKVVHTGGWPLTDGASGGGFLYHMEDNQIAVGLIIDLNYKNPHLSPFDEFQRYKTHPVIAKYLTGGERLSYGARAITKGGLNSLPKMSFPGGLLIGCDAGTLNFAKIKGTHTAMKSGIVAAETLAKAMLAEVEGGKDLDCFQTHLEESWLHEELYKSRNFGPAMHKFGTFLGGAFNYIDQNWFGGKFPITLRDEHPDYAQMAPVSAYSKIDYPKPDGKLSFDKLSSVYLSSTYHEEDQPCHLRLKDNSIPLGINLTQFNEPAQRYCPAGVYEIVEEAGQPKFVINAQNCIHCKTCDIKDPSQNITWVTPEGGGGPNYPNM; encoded by the coding sequence ATGGAACGCGAATCAATGGAATTCGATGTTGTTATCGTCGGCGCAGGCCCAGCTGGCTTGGCCACTGCGTGTCGGTTGATGCAGATATCACAGAGTTCAGGCAAAGAAATGACCGTCTGCGTGGTAGAAAAAGGCTCCGAAGTGGGCGCGCACATTCTATCTGGCGCCGTATTCGAACCACGAGTGTTAGATGAGCTATTCAGCGACTGGCGCGATTCAGGCGCTCCCGTCACCACAGCCGTGACCCACGATGAAATCTATCTACTCAACTCCGCCACCGACAGCAAACTGATGCCCAATGCGTTTGTGCCTAAAACCATGCACAACGAAGGCAACTATATTGTCAGCGTAGGTAACCTCTGCCGTTGGCTCGCGACCCGCGCCGAAGCGCTCGGCGTAGAAATCTTCCCAGGCTTTGCCGCCAGCGAATTACTCTTCAATGAAGATAACAGCGTGAAGGGCATCCTGATTGGCGACATGGGTATAGGTGCCGACGGCCAACCGAAGGACAGCTTTATGCCCGGCATGGAGCTACATGCCAAATATACTGTGTTCTCAGAAGGTTGTCGTGGTCACTTAGGCAAACAGCTGATCGCGAAATACCACTTAGATAATGGCAAGACTCCACAGCATTACGGCCTGGGCTTTAAAGAAATCTGGAAAGTCCCCGCCGAACAACACGAGCAAGGTAAAGTGGTGCACACAGGTGGTTGGCCATTAACCGATGGCGCATCGGGTGGCGGCTTCCTCTACCATATGGAAGACAACCAAATTGCCGTGGGGCTGATTATCGACCTCAACTACAAGAATCCCCATTTAAGCCCGTTCGATGAGTTCCAGCGTTATAAGACTCACCCAGTTATCGCCAAATACTTAACCGGCGGTGAACGTTTGAGCTATGGTGCTCGCGCAATCACTAAGGGCGGCCTGAACTCACTGCCGAAGATGAGTTTCCCCGGCGGTCTGCTGATTGGTTGCGATGCGGGTACCTTAAACTTTGCCAAGATCAAAGGCACCCACACCGCCATGAAGAGCGGTATTGTCGCGGCTGAAACCTTAGCCAAGGCGATGCTGGCCGAGGTTGAAGGCGGTAAAGATCTGGATTGTTTCCAAACCCATCTGGAAGAAAGCTGGTTACACGAAGAGTTATATAAGTCGCGCAACTTTGGCCCAGCAATGCACAAGTTTGGCACTTTCCTCGGCGGTGCATTTAACTACATAGATCAAAACTGGTTCGGCGGTAAGTTCCCTATCACCCTGCGTGATGAGCACCCAGACTATGCACAAATGGCCCCAGTAAGCGCCTACAGCAAGATTGATTATCCCAAGCCCGATGGCAAACTCAGCTTCGATAAGCTCTCTTCAGTCTATCTGTCGAGCACTTATCATGAGGAAGACCAACCTTGCCATCTGCGCTTAAAAGACAACAGCATCCCGCTCGGAATAAACCTGACGCAATTTAACGAGCCAGCCCAGCGTTACTGCCCTGCTGGCGTGTACGAAATCGTTGAAGAAGCCGGCCAGCCTAAGTTTGTTATCAATGCGCAAAACTGCATCCACTGCAAAACCTGCGACATTAAAGACCCTAGCCAAAACATTACTTGGGTGACGCCTGAGGGTGGCGGTGGTCCAAACTACCCCAATATGTAA
- a CDS encoding ABC transporter ATP-binding protein, whose protein sequence is MAQIIADLHCQIQNHKHIKLSAEFSCKAGEVLAVVGPSGGGKTTLLRMIAGLNHPDAGRIVFGETPWFDNKSRTALTPQQRHIGYMPQHFGLFPNLTTLENVVAGLDHIPKSERIARAKDWLERVNLHGLPDRLPMHLSGGQRQRVALARALAREPSVLLLDEPFSAVDRETRERLYLELARLKEQLLCPVIMVTHDLNEALLLADSMILISQGQMLQQGAPFEVLSRPRNEAVARQMGIRNIFDGEVVFQDRTKDITWLKFGEQLIASDFGKDRSVGSKVRWVIANQGIRFNAITNGRLCRSFNKLDITIDSLLVMGESVRVVCYVTGTKLQLNTEVSLHLVQKLGLIKGMQTTVALKSEQIHILE, encoded by the coding sequence GTGGCGCAAATCATCGCTGATCTGCACTGCCAGATCCAAAACCATAAACACATAAAACTGAGCGCCGAATTTAGCTGCAAGGCGGGTGAGGTGCTGGCTGTCGTCGGGCCTTCTGGCGGCGGTAAGACAACGCTACTGCGGATGATCGCAGGACTAAATCATCCCGATGCGGGCAGAATTGTGTTTGGTGAGACGCCATGGTTCGACAACAAGAGTCGCACCGCGCTAACGCCGCAGCAGCGTCATATCGGCTATATGCCACAGCATTTTGGGCTATTTCCTAATCTTACCACGCTCGAAAACGTCGTAGCCGGACTCGACCATATTCCCAAATCGGAGCGAATAGCCAGAGCGAAGGACTGGTTAGAGCGGGTCAATCTCCATGGGCTGCCCGATAGGCTGCCTATGCATCTCTCTGGTGGTCAGCGTCAACGGGTTGCGCTTGCCCGAGCCCTTGCCCGTGAACCGTCGGTGTTGTTGCTCGATGAGCCATTCTCGGCGGTGGACAGAGAAACCCGCGAACGTTTATACCTCGAGCTTGCCCGCCTAAAAGAGCAGCTGCTTTGCCCCGTGATTATGGTGACCCACGATTTAAATGAAGCGCTGTTGCTGGCCGATTCGATGATCTTGATTAGCCAAGGTCAGATGTTGCAGCAGGGCGCGCCGTTTGAGGTGTTATCGCGGCCACGTAACGAGGCCGTTGCGCGGCAGATGGGGATAAGGAATATTTTCGATGGCGAAGTGGTGTTTCAAGACCGCACTAAGGACATCACTTGGCTGAAGTTTGGCGAGCAACTGATTGCCAGTGATTTTGGTAAAGACCGCAGCGTGGGCAGTAAAGTGCGTTGGGTGATCGCCAATCAAGGTATTCGATTTAACGCTATCACGAATGGGCGTTTATGCCGTAGTTTTAATAAGTTAGATATCACCATCGACTCCTTACTGGTGATGGGCGAGTCGGTGCGCGTCGTCTGTTATGTCACGGGGACTAAGCTACAGCTTAATACGGAAGTGTCGCTCCACCTCGTGCAAAAGCTTGGCTTAATCAAGGGCATGCAAACCACGGTTGCGCTCAAGTCTGAGCAAATTCATATTTTAGAATAG
- the modA gene encoding molybdate ABC transporter substrate-binding protein — MHSVTGLGKIWSLVFALGLSCCVAVMPAVSRAETVPAIAAAANIKFALDDIVKNFSAETGLKVRVSYGSSGNFVAQIQHGAPFELLLSADERYIHELQKAGFTRDAGVQYAVGRLALVAPNKSPLTLDAELNGVKSLLAADKLERFAIANPEHAPYGERARELLQKLGLWDGLQTKLILGENASQAAQFAVSGSTQGGIIPLSLALAPQFKALGQAIALPEELHGPLNQRMALMPKAGATAERFYQYLQSDAARAVFLQYGFGLPAQ; from the coding sequence ATGCACAGTGTGACAGGGTTAGGCAAAATCTGGAGTTTAGTATTTGCTCTCGGCTTGTCGTGCTGTGTCGCTGTGATGCCTGCCGTTAGCCGCGCCGAGACTGTGCCAGCGATTGCGGCCGCCGCCAATATCAAGTTTGCCCTAGATGATATTGTTAAAAACTTCAGCGCCGAAACCGGGCTTAAGGTGCGAGTCTCCTACGGCTCGTCGGGGAATTTTGTCGCGCAAATTCAACATGGTGCGCCGTTTGAACTCTTGCTCAGCGCCGATGAGCGTTATATCCATGAGCTGCAGAAAGCAGGCTTTACTCGCGATGCTGGCGTGCAATACGCGGTCGGTCGCCTAGCCTTAGTGGCCCCAAATAAGTCACCCTTAACCTTAGATGCCGAGCTGAACGGAGTAAAAAGCTTGCTCGCCGCGGATAAGTTGGAGCGCTTTGCGATTGCTAACCCTGAACATGCGCCCTATGGGGAGCGCGCCCGCGAACTCCTACAAAAATTAGGCTTGTGGGATGGCCTACAAACTAAGTTAATCTTGGGCGAAAATGCCTCCCAAGCGGCGCAATTTGCCGTGAGTGGCTCCACTCAAGGCGGGATTATTCCGTTATCCCTTGCCTTAGCGCCACAGTTTAAGGCCTTAGGTCAGGCGATTGCCTTGCCCGAAGAATTGCATGGGCCACTCAATCAACGCATGGCCTTGATGCCAAAAGCGGGAGCAACCGCAGAGCGTTTTTATCAATATCTTCAATCTGATGCCGCCAGAGCCGTATTCCTGCAATACGGATTTGGTCTACCCGCTCAGTAA
- a CDS encoding GGDEF domain-containing protein — protein MLRWGTQYLFRLERSTKFDLTILCITAALMLTVPPISHSEPMLAMLFSANAALSFVMLTRDNYSAISRDVSNKVATAMVLPLVAMVIIFTFRFFIALFSSNEDHTFIAIYREEATPMLWFYVVFTLVINIVMIGNAMTRLVSKIKILAERDQLTGLWNRHAMQKRLATIHQLWQKNNEPYSVILLDIDHFKQINDQYGHAIGDLALLTAARLFSTVLREHDVLCRHGGEEFLVLLPATNARAARTVADKLHRVLRENPLQCQGQEIQLYASIGYATIYRGCEPDKLLIEADHAMYQAKSEGRDRICQALTPQA, from the coding sequence ATGTTACGTTGGGGTACCCAGTACCTTTTTCGTTTAGAGCGCAGCACCAAGTTCGATCTGACCATCCTCTGCATCACCGCCGCATTAATGCTGACGGTTCCCCCGATATCCCACTCAGAGCCAATGCTTGCCATGCTGTTTTCTGCCAATGCCGCCCTCTCCTTTGTGATGCTCACACGGGATAACTACTCTGCAATCAGTCGAGATGTTAGTAACAAAGTCGCGACGGCTATGGTCTTGCCATTAGTCGCCATGGTCATCATCTTCACTTTCCGTTTCTTCATCGCACTGTTTTCGTCAAACGAAGACCATACCTTTATCGCCATCTATCGAGAGGAGGCGACACCAATGCTTTGGTTTTATGTCGTCTTCACCCTTGTTATCAATATTGTGATGATAGGTAATGCCATGACTCGCCTTGTTAGCAAAATCAAAATATTAGCGGAGCGAGACCAACTCACTGGCCTGTGGAATCGGCACGCAATGCAGAAGCGGCTTGCGACTATCCATCAACTTTGGCAAAAAAATAATGAACCCTATAGTGTGATACTGCTCGATATCGATCACTTCAAACAAATCAACGATCAATACGGCCACGCCATAGGCGATCTTGCCTTACTCACCGCGGCGAGACTGTTTAGCACTGTGCTGCGGGAACATGACGTATTATGCCGCCATGGAGGGGAAGAGTTTTTAGTCTTACTGCCAGCCACCAACGCACGCGCCGCCAGAACCGTCGCAGATAAGTTACATAGGGTGTTGAGGGAAAATCCACTGCAATGCCAAGGGCAGGAGATCCAGCTCTATGCCAGTATTGGTTACGCCACCATTTACCGAGGCTGTGAGCCAGACAAGCTCTTAATCGAAGCCGACCATGCCATGTATCAAGCTAAATCAGAGGGGCGAGACAGGATCTGCCAAGCCCTAACACCACAAGCCTAA
- the modB gene encoding molybdate ABC transporter permease subunit: MDWQALWLSVKLSSITVLVLIPLAILAGRALAYRQFVGKSWVEALIMVPLVLPPTVIGYYLLVGLGSQSWLGQWLERLTGQQLVFHFSGLVLASVLVNIPFALQPIQRAFEAVPHDVRDAAACCGMSKLKILLKIELPMVWPGVLTALVLCFSHVLGEFGVVLMMGGNIAGETKTISISIYDSVQAFDFGAAGTMSLVLLLFAITALALTTSLSRRLGGQRGANHR; the protein is encoded by the coding sequence ATGGATTGGCAGGCACTCTGGTTATCGGTCAAGCTCAGTAGCATCACGGTATTGGTGCTGATCCCGCTGGCGATTCTGGCGGGCCGAGCCTTAGCCTACCGTCAGTTTGTGGGTAAGTCCTGGGTTGAAGCCTTAATCATGGTGCCCTTAGTCTTACCGCCGACTGTGATCGGGTATTACTTGCTGGTGGGGCTAGGGAGTCAAAGCTGGTTAGGGCAATGGTTAGAGCGTCTAACTGGGCAGCAGTTAGTGTTTCATTTCTCGGGGTTAGTGCTGGCGTCCGTGCTGGTGAATATTCCCTTTGCGCTGCAACCGATACAACGCGCCTTTGAAGCTGTTCCTCATGATGTGCGCGATGCTGCAGCCTGTTGCGGCATGAGCAAACTTAAGATTCTGCTGAAAATTGAATTGCCTATGGTGTGGCCTGGGGTGCTGACCGCCTTAGTGCTGTGCTTCTCCCATGTACTCGGTGAGTTTGGGGTCGTGTTGATGATGGGCGGGAATATTGCCGGCGAGACCAAGACTATCTCGATTTCCATCTACGACAGTGTTCAGGCCTTTGATTTTGGTGCTGCAGGAACTATGTCTCTGGTATTGCTGTTATTCGCGATTACCGCATTGGCGCTCACCACCAGTTTATCGCGGCGTTTAGGAGGTCAGCGTGGCGCAAATCATCGCTGA
- the moaE gene encoding molybdopterin synthase catalytic subunit MoaE, translated as MRLLPNVRVQTVDFNVADEYHQLAQDNSDGAVVTFVGKVRDFNDGSVVTDLTLEHYPGMTERVLEQIVAEARERWPLNKVTVIHRVGTMALGEQIVFIGVTSAHRKAAFAACEFLIDFLKTKAPFWKLEAGDKGKNWVEAKDADEQAAKLWQHKD; from the coding sequence ATGCGCTTACTGCCAAATGTGCGGGTTCAAACCGTCGATTTTAATGTGGCCGACGAGTACCACCAATTAGCCCAAGACAATAGCGATGGCGCCGTTGTGACTTTTGTTGGCAAAGTGCGCGACTTTAACGACGGTTCAGTGGTGACGGACCTGACCTTAGAACACTATCCCGGTATGACGGAGCGTGTGCTCGAGCAAATCGTGGCCGAGGCGCGTGAGCGTTGGCCACTCAATAAAGTTACGGTTATCCACCGTGTGGGCACTATGGCGCTGGGTGAGCAAATTGTGTTTATCGGCGTCACCAGTGCCCATCGCAAGGCGGCCTTTGCTGCCTGCGAATTCTTAATCGACTTTTTGAAAACCAAAGCCCCTTTCTGGAAATTAGAAGCCGGGGACAAGGGCAAGAATTGGGTCGAAGCCAAGGACGCCGATGAGCAAGCGGCGAAATTGTGGCAACACAAAGACTAA
- the moaD gene encoding molybdopterin synthase sulfur carrier subunit, whose amino-acid sequence MINVLFFAQVRELLGTAQLSVEASEQTQTAEGLRATLAATDDKWAKVLASDKLLVAVNQTISQWDTRVSDGDEVAFFPPVTGG is encoded by the coding sequence ATGATTAATGTGTTGTTTTTTGCCCAAGTTCGTGAGCTTTTAGGAACTGCCCAACTGAGTGTTGAAGCGAGCGAGCAGACACAAACCGCAGAAGGATTACGCGCAACACTCGCGGCCACCGACGATAAATGGGCCAAAGTGTTAGCCTCGGACAAATTGCTGGTGGCGGTGAATCAAACCATCAGCCAATGGGATACCCGAGTGAGCGATGGTGATGAAGTCGCCTTCTTCCCGCCTGTGACTGGAGGTTGA
- the moaA gene encoding GTP 3',8-cyclase MoaA, producing the protein MSQLQDNFGRKFHYLRMSVTDVCNFKCSYCLPDGYHPNGRQQFLSLSEIENLVSAFSQVGTQKIRITGGEPTLRKDFTDIIRVVADNPRIHTVATTTNGYRLEKHAQEWFDAGLRRINVSVDSLDPKMFYQITGENKFDEVMRGIDAALSAGFERVKVNAVLLKGMNDKDLPRFLNWIKHTPIDLRFIELMETGLGREYFQAHHLAGADIKALLQAEGWQLDTPRADDGPAQNFSHSDFKGRIGLIMPYATNFCASCNRLRVSAKGKLHLCLFTESGIDLRDLLQHPSQQAELIERLHGQLAQKKETHYLHQGITGVTQHLASIGG; encoded by the coding sequence ATGTCTCAATTACAAGACAATTTTGGTCGTAAATTTCATTACTTACGAATGTCAGTCACTGACGTTTGTAACTTCAAATGCAGTTATTGTCTCCCCGATGGTTATCATCCGAATGGTAGACAACAGTTCTTATCTCTCAGTGAGATAGAAAATCTTGTGTCCGCATTTAGCCAGGTTGGCACTCAAAAAATCCGTATCACTGGCGGCGAACCCACGCTGCGTAAAGATTTTACCGATATCATTCGAGTGGTCGCCGACAATCCTCGAATTCATACCGTAGCCACTACTACTAATGGGTATAGGCTCGAGAAGCATGCCCAAGAGTGGTTCGACGCAGGGCTACGCCGTATCAATGTGTCGGTGGACAGCTTAGATCCTAAGATGTTTTACCAGATCACTGGCGAGAATAAGTTCGATGAGGTGATGCGTGGCATAGATGCCGCCTTATCCGCGGGCTTTGAACGGGTGAAGGTCAACGCGGTATTGCTCAAAGGCATGAACGATAAAGATTTACCGCGCTTTTTAAATTGGATTAAGCACACGCCTATCGATCTGCGTTTTATTGAGTTGATGGAAACAGGCCTTGGTCGCGAGTATTTTCAGGCTCACCATTTGGCTGGTGCCGATATTAAAGCGCTGTTGCAAGCTGAGGGCTGGCAATTAGATACGCCTCGCGCCGACGATGGCCCTGCGCAAAACTTCAGCCACAGTGACTTTAAGGGCCGTATCGGCTTGATCATGCCCTACGCCACTAACTTCTGCGCGAGCTGTAATCGCTTGCGGGTCTCGGCCAAGGGTAAGCTGCACTTGTGCCTCTTTACCGAGTCTGGCATCGATTTGCGTGATCTACTGCAACACCCGAGTCAGCAAGCGGAATTAATCGAGCGGTTACACGGTCAACTGGCGCAGAAGAAGGAAACCCATTATCTGCATCAGGGCATTACTGGCGTGACGCAACATCTAGCCTCGATTGGCGGTTAA
- the moaC gene encoding cyclic pyranopterin monophosphate synthase MoaC gives MSNVFTHINADGNAHMVDVTEKAVTEREARAEAFIEMASTTLEMIMSGSHHKGDVFATARIAGIQAAKKTSDLIPLCHPLMLTKVEVELEAQPEHNRVRITSLCKLSGKTGVEMEALTAASVAALTIYDMCKAVQKDMVISQVRLLEKRGGKSGHFKAE, from the coding sequence ATGAGCAATGTATTTACCCATATTAACGCCGACGGCAATGCCCATATGGTCGATGTGACCGAGAAAGCCGTGACCGAGCGCGAGGCCCGTGCCGAAGCCTTTATCGAGATGGCGAGTACGACCCTCGAGATGATCATGAGCGGCAGCCACCATAAGGGCGATGTGTTTGCCACCGCGCGTATCGCGGGGATCCAAGCGGCGAAAAAGACTTCAGATTTAATTCCGTTATGCCATCCATTAATGCTAACCAAGGTCGAAGTCGAGCTTGAGGCACAGCCTGAGCACAATCGCGTGCGCATCACTAGCCTGTGTAAATTGTCCGGTAAAACCGGTGTCGAAATGGAGGCGCTCACGGCGGCCTCTGTCGCAGCGCTGACGATTTACGACATGTGTAAAGCCGTGCAGAAAGACATGGTGATTTCACAGGTGCGCCTGCTCGAAAAACGCGGTGGCAAGTCGGGACACTTTAAAGCTGAATAA
- a CDS encoding response regulator transcription factor yields the protein MKILLVEDDATTIDYIVKGFLEQGHNIETASDGHQGLLQATSGQYDLLILDRMLPQLDGLKLLAALRATGNQTPVLILSALAHVDERVKGLRAGGDDYMTKPFAFSELLVRAEKLMQRGQSVPITTDLVVGGLKMELLTRNVTLDGHDLMLQPKEFQLLKYLMEHANQVISRTLLFEAVWDYHFDPRTNVIDVHIAKLRRKFEELGHGELIETVRGAGYRLRQRH from the coding sequence ATGAAAATACTTTTAGTTGAAGATGATGCGACAACGATCGATTACATCGTTAAAGGATTTCTTGAGCAGGGGCATAATATTGAGACCGCCAGCGATGGTCATCAAGGCCTGCTGCAAGCCACGAGTGGTCAGTACGACCTCTTGATTCTCGACCGCATGTTGCCCCAACTCGATGGTTTGAAACTGCTAGCCGCCCTCAGAGCCACGGGCAATCAAACCCCAGTGCTTATCCTGTCGGCGCTGGCCCATGTGGATGAAAGGGTGAAAGGCCTGCGTGCGGGCGGCGATGATTATATGACTAAGCCCTTTGCCTTTTCGGAGCTGCTCGTACGTGCCGAAAAGTTGATGCAACGGGGTCAATCCGTCCCTATTACCACAGATTTAGTGGTCGGCGGCTTAAAAATGGAGCTGCTCACCCGCAATGTGACCTTAGATGGTCACGATTTAATGCTGCAACCCAAAGAATTCCAACTGCTTAAGTATCTGATGGAACACGCCAATCAGGTTATTAGCCGCACGCTACTATTCGAAGCTGTGTGGGATTATCACTTCGATCCCCGTACTAATGTGATCGACGTGCATATCGCCAAGTTACGCCGCAAGTTTGAAGAGTTAGGCCACGGTGAATTGATTGAAACCGTAAGGGGAGCGGGTTATCGCTTACGCCAAAGGCATTAA